The Castanea sativa cultivar Marrone di Chiusa Pesio chromosome 11, ASM4071231v1 genome contains a region encoding:
- the LOC142614415 gene encoding uncharacterized protein LOC142614415 gives MGRMEGLLTNRAAKVAEKKKTGTSQVPPALPPPPPPAEPKLPAEDPKKKRKGDNEGTINKDPKKPRQQLPPAQQQKLDKGKGRARSVEIGEFKDEAEVRPAPTTWSPDLRLDGAPISCQSSIRAVQQGHAHHLAEVLERPLLLPKDMETLEKMGQPQLFLSLKRDLALAIQEVFVAEKFIEDTRKVARTELEIRLETEKSLGTALAENEKLTSEVSDLRREKNGVESNLKTMKTQIEGQRKLLHQRDEELSQAQRECSDLKKQLALMKEEASSFQLSLQAAKQASFDEGVATTEEQLTEEFAALCHEYCQKVWGEALNAAGVPQSSDLRKSENVWLPLEIQEIEEAPAATPTPETTLPALPPVVPQQIPDPTEPSGSNKEKEGGGDAEKDLSQTVEPNVPPTKTADKGKQILTPFELELRKTEGTSTSQQEPPPKA, from the exons atgggaagaatggagggtctcctcaccaatagggctgctaaggttgcagagaaaaagaaaacggggacgtcccaagttcccccagctttacctcctcctcctcctccagctgagccaaaactgccagccgaggatcccaagaagaagaggaagggggataatgaggggacgattaataaagaccccaagaaaccacgccaacaactcccaccggcccagcagcagaagctggacaagggcaagggtagagcccgttcggttgaaatcggggaattcaaggacgaggctgaagtgcgcccggcaccgaccacctggtcccctgatctaaggctggacggcgcacccatctcctgccagtccagtataagggcggttcaacaaggccacgcccaccacctggccgaggtcttggaacgccctcttctgctgcccaaggacatggagaccttggaaaagatgggccagccacaactattcctctcactaaaaagagacttagcgctg gctattcaggaggtctttgtagctgaaaagtttattgaagacactcggaaagtagccagaactgagctcgaaattaggttggagactgagaagtccttgggtacagcccttgctgagaacgagaagctgacctcggaggtgtcagatctgaggagagagaaaaatggggtcgagtcaaacttgaagactatgaagacccagatagaaggacagcgcaagctccttcatcaAAGAGacgaagagctctcccaagctcaaagggagtgctcggatctgaagaagcaactggcgttgatgaaggaagaagccagctccttccaactctctcttcaagctgccaagcaggcaagttttgatgaaggggtagcaaccaccgaggagcagctgacagaggagttcgcagCTTTATGCcacgaatactgtcaaaaagtatggggggaagctttaaacgcagcaggagttccccaatcttcggatttgaggaagtccgagaacgtttggcttcccctagaaatacaggagattgaagaggctcctgctgctactcctacccctgagacaactcttcctgccctacctccggtggtcccacagcaaattcctgatcctacagaaccttctggttccaacaaagagaaggaaggaggaggggatgcagagaaggacttaaGCCAAACAGTTGAACCCAACGTCCctccaacgaagacagcagataagggaaagcagatcttgactccctttgagttggagttgagaaagaccgagggcactagtacctctcagcaagagcctcctccaaaagcttag